A stretch of DNA from Arachis hypogaea cultivar Tifrunner chromosome 19, arahy.Tifrunner.gnm2.J5K5, whole genome shotgun sequence:
CTTCTTTTCTATTTCTTCGATTTTACTATTCCTGAGAAGCAAGAAATTACggttagtttcaaaatttaacattaaaactaaaagaaataacATTAACTTGCAATCGATTTATCAGGATATGGACAACAACTTGCACAGACTTGAACGACGtcgttttccctttttttttaaaaaaaaaaaaagaaaacccccCAAACcccccacacacacacacacgaaaCAGTAAACACCCAACACCCCCTTCCTTCGAAACACAACTAGCCTTAAGGATTCCCAAACTAAAACCCACCTTCGTCGCCGGAACTGCTGCCGCCGTCCGTGGGTTGTCGGCGTCTTCACGGCCTCCTCCTTCCCCTGTCCCAAGCGCATACGGCTAGAGCTCCTCTTCTAGCTCGGCACGTCATCCATTCCGCCGGTGAAGTCGTTGTTCGAGGCTTCCAGCTGCTGCGCCGTCGTCTCGCCGTTGACGTGGTTAGTGGCACTGTGATTTCTGTTGAGTACTTGAATTTGAATGTCTCTGTCTCTCTGAAGTCTGaatgagtgatttgtgattttaaaTATCTCTGATTACTTGATTAGTGATTTGTGTTTTGAATCTGAAATTTGTGATAACTCATAACTGATAAACAATTTGTTCCGCTGCTGTTGCCGATTTTAAATTTATGTTAGTTCTTAGTAAACTCATAACTCATAAGTCACAACATTGAACTGTGGCGTTTTCCCTCAAATTAATTTGATGTGAGGTAATTGGTGTTTAGGGGACAAAGTGGAAACCTGCGACCTCCAAAGTGGAAACCTGTTTTTAATCggatttttttgttgatttttggtTCTGTTATGTTCTGCTTTTCATTTGGTAATGGTGTTTATGACTGGATTtacctgtttttcatttttttttatttttgatttaattTGGTAATGGTGTTTTGTGTTTATGATTAGGGGTGGTAAAGCGGGCCGGTCTGCCCCAACCCGTCCTGCCTAGGCCCGTCCCATAAACGGGGGTGGACCGGCCTGCCCCACCAATTAAAATGGGTTTAAAATGCTAGTCCGTCCTgttttatggcggattggcgggttggcgggctagtccgcttgactctttttttttttaaataaaattcattaaaattaaccaaaaaataataattaaaaaatcaaatacaaataaaaaatagtcaaattataatataatttttttacaatttttttaatttttaacttcaataaaattgtttaaaataatatttgtcaatagaatcatttttattttaaaaaataagtcacataatttgagcatatatacgaaattgtaaaataaaataaataaagttaataactaaaagaagaataaaaataaaaaatgaaaaaaaagtgtttaaaaattctataattattaattttataatagtaatcactcttttatttaataaaagataaataaataaaaatctttgGCCCGGCGGACCGTCCCGTCCtgccccgccaaaacccgccaatttggcggtgcgaGTTTggcggatttttttaatttaacaggcTCCAAATCTtagcccgacccgccttttttagcgggtttagcggaTCGGCCCGACGGGCTCGACCCATTTTGCCATCCCTATTTATGATTGGGTTTAtctgttttttattcttttttatttttgatttaattTGGTAATAGTATTTATGATTGGGTTTATCTGTTTTTCACTGTGTTGTTGCCTTAAATTATTTGATTTCTAGctgttttgttgttgtttttaattatgattatgatttatTGATTGATAAATCTTCatgatatttagatatttttttcactatttaaatttttgagatTATATTTTGATAAGATTATATGGATTTGATTGACGATATTTAATGTAAACGGTTGaaattgtattttgataagatcatataaaTTTAGTTGACGATATTTTATGTAatgttttaaatttggaagatatttaagatttatattagattaaattatattttatgatgtttatttataatttatttattatttaattttaaaatggtttttttaattaaattatcggttgaattaataaattagtaaacTAGTAAGTAGAACGGTTTAATAATCGGTCCAatttttcaaactttggtatTGAGTGTTGACTGTTGAGTATTGACAATTACTATGGTTTTGAAAATCGGACCGATCACGACCAAGAACCAGGAGTTTTTGCAGTTCGGTCCATTAGGAAAAACCGCCATTTCAAAATCCACATGAAAATTGCTGAACCGGCTGGTTTACATCAAACGTTCCGTTTTATGGTtcgtttaaaaaatataaaaaagaagagtaaTCTGATTCCTTCCTTGTTCCAGCGACCCAGCccctttctccttttctttccttcACAATTCAGAACCTTGGACTGCTCTCAACCAAAAAAAACCCTAGCCGTCTAGCCTCCACCACCGCCTTCGCAAGGAGTGGGACactgccgccgtccgtcgcacTCAGGAGCTTTCCTCTTCGTCCTGTCGGCGTGCTCCAAGTCTCCGACCCCTGTTCGCTCTCACCGATCGCAGCTTCTTCCTCGAGGTCAGCTCGGCGTCCGTAGTCTTCGTCTGCTAAGACGCGCTTCCGCCGCCGTCCGTCGCGCTCAGAGCTTCTGTCTTCATCTGGTGCTCGTGCTTCAAGTCTCCAACCCCTCTTCTCATTCACCAATCGTGTGGTCGTAGTCTGCTCGCCGTCGTGCTACCCTCCGTCGTACCCTGCCCAGACTGCTCAGATCGAAGGTCAGTGCGCACTGCTAGTGCTTGTTCTTCGTTTTTTTTAATGCTCTGTTCAGAAGTGAGAACGAAGGTTTATGATTCTGGTAGGGCTACTCAAAttggttttttcattttttttttaatgtttcgttcttggttctttgttctttggTTTAGGATTCTGCTCCTTCTAATGCTACTCAGATTGAATTGTTGAATGATTAACTCTGATCACTACTGCTGTGCTGTACTCTGttttgttgcttttttttttttttttttgtgctatgctgaaaaaaaaattgtgctGAAAGTCTGAAACCTTGATAATCCTTGTTAATCTTTGGAAAAATTTGTTAATCTTTGTTAAAATTAGGCTGAAATCTTGTTAAAATTGTTATCAGTAATAGTGTGTGCTGGAAATATTGCTAATCTTTGTTAAAATTATGCTGAAGCATAAGCTTTTATTTGTTCCATGTAATCAATCTTTTGTCAGGGAAAGAATAAATTGGCTAATTCAATGATGACTATTTTGATGAGTTCAATATTGATCAGCCTTGCTGTAAgctgaatttgttgttgaaaattTGTTGGTTGATAAATTATCGCTGGAGTTGTATTTGTTGCTAATTATAATCACTgaaccttgaatttgttgttcttaCTGAAATAATCACttagttaaattttttgttgCTGTAAATCATCTTTGGAGCTAAACTTTTTTGTTGATGAAAATTATCATAGTTGTATTTGTTGTTAAAAATTATCAatgagttgaatttgttgctgtaagAATAGATTTGATTCTTAGTATTGATGAAAATTATCATAGTTGAATTTGTTTTTAGTTCAATGAAGGAATAGATGAACTGAATTAACTCTTAATTAGATAAGTAGATGATcgaatatttattattggtttggttaattcaatgaattttttttatttcttgtaacGATCTTAATGAGTTCAATAGTAATATAATGACTAATGAGTGATAAATTGTTAATATTGATGAGATCAAAGATTATATTAGATTTTGGTTGATGTAGTACTATAAATTTGGAAGACATTAAAGTTCATATTAgcctataattatgttttagggggtttattaatattatttattattttactataaaacGGTTTTTTTGGTTGGACCACTATTGAATTGATTGGACCACTGAACCAGGAAACTAATAACTAGAATGGTTCGATGTCCGGTCTGGTTTTCAAAACCTTGACAATTACATAGGCAGTATTGGACTATGGCTATAATGGTATTTGATAGATTGatttataaattagttaaatttatatttttgattaGTTTGTTAATCATTAATTTATTGATTGTGTTATGTTTTGCTCTTttgttcatttaaattgagaaagtattttgtattagtgactagtttattatctaTGTTTGCATTGTTAGTTATGTTCCTTATGTCTCCGTGTTGATACTTGATTATTATTAATGTGTTTGTGAAGACatgctttttaattttaagtttattataataattttatatttatatttaattgtaACTGGATTAACCGGTTCAACTTGTGACCTACTGGTTGAACCAGTAATCCGATCGTATGACCGGGTCGATTACCGGTATGGTTCTAATAAGTATGCTTAACAGTTCCATCGGCTTTTCCCTCTTGTGACGGCGCTGTCTCACACACCTCTTGTGTTTGTGGCATAGCAAAAAATGGCGGGAGGGAAGGTGAAAAAGGAGAAGGGAAAGCCACAGCAGCACACACCTTACCAGGGTGGAATATCCTTTCACAAATCCAAGGGGCAGCACATCCTCAAGAACCCTCTCCTTGTCGATGCCATCGTCCAGAAATCTGGCATCAAACCCACTGACGTCATCCTCGAGATTGGTCCCGGTACCGGTAACCTCACCAAGAAGCTTCTAGAAGCCGGTAAGAAGGTCATCGCGGTCGAGATTGATCCCCGTATGGTTCTCGAGCTCCAGCGCCGTTTCCAGGGCACTCCTTATTCCAACCGCCTCACGGTATGCTtagctaactaactaactgtctAATGGTTACAAACTTAGTTTGTTAAGAGTTTGTTGAGTTTGTTAAACAATCCTTTATTGGTTCTAAACATGTTCTTTTAGACTGTTTTATGTTTGGTGAAAAAGTTGAAAGAGTGGTGGAAATTTTATTCAATGTTTACTCTTAATCCTgagaaaaaaatagtataaactAATTTCCAATTAGAGTTAAATTATTGAGCATGAAGTTTTATTCAAAATACTGCGGATAACTTCATAATAGTGAATATGTGTATGCGTGATCGTTTTGTATTGATATGTTGATTCGATGTTGCTATGTGAAGACTGGATTTGACTTTTCCTTAATTGTTTCAAAATTGTGGCTTAATTTTGTTTATGGATGATTTCAGGTTATACAAGGTGATGTGCTGAGGACAGAACTCCCGTATTTTGACATATGTGTGGCGAATATTCCGTATCAGATATCCTCGCCTCTCACTTTCAAATTACTCAGTCACCAGCCTGCATTTAGGTGTGCAATTATAATGTTCCAGAGAGAGTTTGCCATGAGACTGGTTGCTCAGCCCGGTGACAAACTCTATTGCCGTCTTACGGTGAACACACAACTCCATGCTCGAATCTTCCATCTCCTGAAAGTTGGAAAGAACAACTTTCGCCCTCCGCCTAAGGTTGATTCTTCTGTAGTACGAATAGAGCCAAGGAAGCCCAGGATTGAAGTTAACAATAAGGAGTGGGATGGCTTTTTGCGAATTTGCTTCAACAGAAAGAACAAAACCCTTGGTGCAACTTTCCGGCAAAAAAATGTCATATCTTTACTCGAAAAGAACTACAAGACCGTGCAGGCACTAAAACTTTCACAAGAGGGTGCAGTGAAGGACACAGGAAGTCAAATGGATTTATCTAGTTTCGGTGATTTTGATGAGGATCAAGGCATGGATATGGATGGTGGAttggatgatgatgatgggaTGGAAGTTGAGGATGGAGAAGCAGAAGGTTCGCAATCCGAATTCAAGGACAAGGTTTTGGGTGTTTTGAAGGAGGGAGATTTTGAAGAGAAGAGGTCATCCAAGCTGACCCTGCAGGAATTCCTTTACCTGCTTTCGTTATTTAACAAAGCTGGCATTCACTTCTCCTGATGCTAAATTCAAACGAGTCATATTTCTGATATAAGATAAAGTAGTCTAAATTgttatgctttttatttttttataagttacTTAATAGAGTGATACCAGGTTAGGCTGGATTTTGGTTCTACTTAGTGAGGATTTGTATCCAAATTTTGTTTATCATTTTTTCGTCCTTTTGAATTCTAAAAGTTGGTGTTCACTCTATGGCTCTTCACAATATCTTACACATCTTATTGAGATCCTAGATGTTGCTGAAATGAGTTCGCCGCTGTTTATTTTGTTCCAGTCGGATTATATAATTTGTCAAAATTATTCATATTTTGGTGACTTACAGCCATATGAAAATCTTAAGTAAAAAAGAGAGGGAAATAGATCTCCTTCCTTCACATGTATAATGTATTGTACTAGCCAAATAACTCACCACCACCTATGTCTAATGTTATATTTCTTTCAATTTGTCTCATTAATAATACCTACGGTATAATATTATCTTTCAATAAATTGTGTTTCCTTCTACATGAAGTCTCTACACATGCTTAATTTTTGAGTTTATGACAATGAAATAGAGTGGAAAGGATTTGTGTTTGGACCATTTGGCGTAATATGTTTCCACTTAAGGCATTCTTGTTTTTGGGCTTGCGTCCCTCCAGTATTCTTTTAGGGTTAGGATCGTGAAATTTGATCTAGTTTAGTATATATTTCAGGCTGGATTTGAGTCGTTTTAAATTGACCCATTTTAGATAGAATCCGAACAATTGTGTAAAAGATATCCACACAAAATATGTTCAAATACATTAGTATATTCTGCCTCAAATAACATGATATTTTACCATCTTGTCTTTTCTAACAATAGGCACGGCTCCAATGCTTTAATTGTTAATCTTTTCCCACCATTTATAACATTTTCATACACGTATCATTGAGCTTATTCTCTTGACCTTTTGTTGCTCAATATTTGGTCCCATTGATACAACGCTGTCACTACCCTTTTAGATGTTAACTTGCACAGTAAGCATAACACCATATTTTCTAGAATTAACTCTCTACAGTGACATTTAATTAGAAGGCCGCGAAGTAGCTTAAACAAAGTCAGAAAGCAAATTAAATTCCTAGTGCTATCACAGAAACTGGACAACAATCTCAACCCAATATACAATCCAAGGTCTACAATCTAGATAGATCTATCCAATGTTCTCAATACTACCTGCTCCACATAAGAAAGTAATATGTAGAATGAAGCAACACCATTGATTTCTTGCAAAGCGCTCTGTAGTAACCTCTTAGATTTGCAAGGTGAAAAAACATCTTGTGTTTCTGAAAACCCTACACATGATCATCTTGTTCCATATTGCTGCTCCAATGACATGCTTCCTTCATAACATTTTTCCTGGCATTAAAATATTTGTGAACCTAGTAAGATGATAATTCACTCAACTGGAATAAAATGGGTAAGATGATTTAATCTTCATGTTATGTGTACTAAACATGTTATGAAAT
This window harbors:
- the LOC112775305 gene encoding ribosomal RNA small subunit methyltransferase, which produces MAGGKVKKEKGKPQQHTPYQGGISFHKSKGQHILKNPLLVDAIVQKSGIKPTDVILEIGPGTGNLTKKLLEAGKKVIAVEIDPRMVLELQRRFQGTPYSNRLTVIQGDVLRTELPYFDICVANIPYQISSPLTFKLLSHQPAFRCAIIMFQREFAMRLVAQPGDKLYCRLTVNTQLHARIFHLLKVGKNNFRPPPKVDSSVVRIEPRKPRIEVNNKEWDGFLRICFNRKNKTLGATFRQKNVISLLEKNYKTVQALKLSQEGAVKDTGSQMDLSSFGDFDEDQGMDMDGGLDDDDGMEVEDGEAEGSQSEFKDKVLGVLKEGDFEEKRSSKLTLQEFLYLLSLFNKAGIHFS